From Deinococcus aquaticus, one genomic window encodes:
- a CDS encoding ParA family protein, with amino-acid sequence MKVLGVVNQKGGVGKTTTAVNLAAYLAAGGKRVLLLDMDPQGNATSGLGLRGATQGLYEALGEPARAGEFTLDTAQAGLRVLPATPDLAGAGVELAEDPDALSRLLASVSGYDVVLIDAPPSLGPLTVNVLAASDALLIPLQAEYYALEGLAGMMETVERVQGGLNPRLKVLGVVLTMFDGRTNLSQEVESMVRQHFGELVFWSVVPRNVRLSEAPSYAKPINAFAPLSAGAAAYKRLSEEVMQRVEKI; translated from the coding sequence ATGAAGGTCCTCGGCGTGGTCAATCAGAAGGGCGGGGTCGGTAAGACCACCACCGCCGTGAACCTCGCCGCGTACCTCGCGGCCGGCGGCAAACGCGTGCTGCTGCTCGACATGGACCCGCAGGGCAACGCCACCAGCGGCCTGGGCCTGCGCGGCGCGACCCAGGGGCTGTACGAGGCGCTGGGCGAACCGGCCCGCGCCGGGGAATTCACGCTGGACACCGCCCAGGCGGGACTGCGGGTGCTGCCCGCCACGCCCGATCTGGCCGGGGCGGGCGTGGAACTCGCCGAGGACCCGGACGCCCTGAGCCGCCTGCTGGCCAGCGTCAGCGGCTACGACGTGGTCCTGATCGACGCGCCGCCCAGCCTGGGTCCGCTGACCGTGAACGTGCTGGCTGCCTCGGACGCCCTGCTGATCCCGTTGCAGGCCGAGTACTACGCGCTGGAAGGTCTGGCCGGCATGATGGAAACCGTCGAGCGCGTGCAGGGCGGCCTGAACCCGCGCCTGAAGGTGCTGGGCGTCGTGCTGACTATGTTCGATGGCCGCACGAACCTCTCGCAGGAAGTCGAGAGCATGGTCCGGCAGCACTTCGGGGAACTGGTGTTCTGGTCGGTCGTGCCGCGCAACGTGCGCCTCTCGGAAGCGCCCAGTTACGCCAAACCCATCAACGCCTTCGCGCCGCTGTCCGCCGGGGCCGCCGCGTACAAACGCCTGAGCGAGGAGGTGATGCAACGTGTCGAGAAAATCTAG
- the rsmG gene encoding 16S rRNA (guanine(527)-N(7))-methyltransferase RsmG, with translation MTPEGEALLRQGAAELGLNVEAQLPAFAALLELLVEANTRVNLTALKTEPDIVLKHFVDSLSCLRGGHLDGADQVIDLGTGAGFPALPLAIMQPQTTFTPLDSVRKKIDFVRATAASLKLDNVKAQVGRAETLGRDDAHRESYDRVVCRAVAALPILAELGLPLLKPGGRLVAQKGPISEAELQAGRQAAAEVGGRVTVVDAFTLPVLGDARTLIVIEKTGPTPEKYPRREGVPNQQPLFWSAR, from the coding sequence GTGACCCCCGAAGGCGAGGCGCTGCTGCGCCAGGGTGCTGCCGAACTGGGCTTGAACGTGGAGGCGCAGTTACCGGCCTTCGCCGCGCTGCTGGAACTGCTGGTCGAGGCGAACACCCGCGTGAACCTGACGGCCCTGAAGACCGAGCCGGACATCGTCCTGAAGCACTTCGTGGATTCCCTCAGCTGCCTGCGCGGCGGGCACCTCGACGGGGCCGATCAGGTTATCGACCTGGGAACTGGCGCGGGCTTCCCGGCGTTACCACTGGCGATTATGCAGCCGCAGACGACCTTCACGCCGCTGGACTCCGTGCGAAAGAAGATCGACTTCGTGCGCGCGACTGCCGCCTCGTTGAAGCTGGACAACGTGAAGGCGCAGGTGGGCCGCGCCGAGACCCTGGGCCGCGACGACGCCCACCGGGAAAGCTACGACCGGGTGGTGTGCCGCGCCGTGGCCGCCCTGCCCATCCTGGCCGAACTGGGCCTGCCGCTACTGAAGCCCGGCGGACGACTGGTCGCGCAGAAAGGCCCGATCAGCGAGGCCGAGTTACAGGCCGGCCGGCAGGCCGCCGCCGAGGTCGGAGGACGAGTGACCGTGGTCGACGCCTTCACGCTGCCCGTGCTGGGCGACGCCCGCACCCTGATCGTGATCGAGAAGACCGGCCCCACCCCGGAGAAGTACCCCAGGCGTGAAGGTGTGCCCAACCAGCAACCGCTATTCTGGTCGGCACGGTGA
- a CDS encoding ParB/RepB/Spo0J family partition protein: MSRKSSLGRGLDALLARPAEPLPDPGGPQVQTLKIGQIVQAAYQPRQVFAPEALAELAQSIRDKGVLQPLLVRPRAEHFEIVAGERRWRASQLAGLTEVPVIIRDLGDREALEIAIVENLQREDLGPLEEARAYQALAEQGLNQEGVAQAVGKSRSAVSNALRLLSLPDAALRALDAGQISAGHARAILSQPDTDRAWALDQITSRSLSVRDAEALKRERRADAPIKVNPPRAYRQLELDLSRRTGTRVRITGEDRGRVELNFGSREELDRLLNLLGYAAEE; encoded by the coding sequence GTGTCGAGAAAATCTAGTTTGGGCCGCGGCCTGGACGCCCTGCTGGCCCGCCCCGCCGAGCCGCTGCCGGACCCGGGTGGCCCGCAGGTGCAGACCCTGAAGATCGGGCAGATCGTGCAGGCTGCCTACCAGCCCCGGCAGGTGTTCGCGCCCGAGGCGCTGGCGGAACTCGCGCAGAGCATCCGCGACAAGGGCGTGCTGCAACCCCTGCTGGTCCGCCCGCGCGCCGAGCACTTCGAGATCGTCGCCGGGGAACGCCGCTGGCGCGCCAGTCAACTGGCCGGCCTGACCGAGGTTCCCGTCATCATCCGCGACCTCGGGGACCGCGAGGCGCTGGAAATCGCCATTGTCGAGAACCTCCAGCGCGAGGACCTCGGACCACTGGAAGAGGCCCGCGCGTATCAGGCGCTGGCCGAGCAGGGCCTGAACCAGGAGGGTGTGGCGCAGGCCGTCGGCAAGAGCCGCAGCGCCGTGTCGAACGCCCTGCGCCTGCTGAGCCTGCCTGACGCCGCGCTGCGCGCCCTGGACGCCGGGCAGATCAGCGCCGGGCACGCCCGCGCGATCCTCTCGCAACCCGACACGGACCGTGCCTGGGCGCTCGATCAGATCACCAGCCGCAGCCTGAGCGTCCGGGACGCCGAGGCCCTGAAACGCGAACGCCGCGCCGACGCGCCCATCAAGGTGAACCCGCCGCGCGCCTACCGGCAGCTGGAACTGGACCTGAGCCGCCGCACCGGCACCCGCGTGCGCATCACGGGCGAGGACAGGGGGCGCGTGGAACTGAACTTCGGGTCCCGCGAGGAACTCGACCGCCTGCTCAACCTGCTCGGCTACGCCGCCGAGGAATAG